A single Rubrivivax gelatinosus IL144 DNA region contains:
- a CDS encoding M20/M25/M40 family metallo-hydrolase, giving the protein MNLKLLRSAGWAVAVVVFFLGCSDSGDDGRSYLDRTLDRQFVPETSHLVTLQTYRTDEPDSEQRIVDNLTLARDYLTGLAEEFNQDQRTLKLEPFEWRRDGPTQTQWVFGFRLGNGPKKIAILTHLDTVPPGNADWRPFEPRTENRDYRGASQPFLVGRGAVDDKGPSIVGFTVLRALAKLYDGTDSLDGVTVELIFDTSEETDFSTAYYFEQFGVPDFGIVFDAVWTVRAEKGIERPVFTVPLGTPPASGMYIEAFDSAPGATNQIPDTVTARINGNDPAALDNLAAGIAALYQQYGFDDPQYRRAPLQVSRDGNVVVLSAAVIGAQHGSVPEENRAQGANPVVSLSNFLAHLADDGTLAPNGVARLLQFMAWGWGTTVFGEKHPDLLERHDQVFEQGNGTTYALTRVTTGPQDVSLRIDIRYALGHHAVAWDGTTEGQLPGASIFPDVFAQLVSRFQQDDPGTAVTVSTATAASPDVRDPQSPRFQRIGDAYQRATGTPMPLAAIGGGTDAKGQLNLVAGGALFTLGFGPPINFHGIDEGAPIEDLKLSARILYQIMREEIAAKTGS; this is encoded by the coding sequence ATGAATCTCAAGCTCTTGCGCTCAGCGGGCTGGGCGGTTGCCGTCGTCGTGTTCTTCCTCGGCTGCAGCGACTCGGGCGACGACGGCCGTTCGTATCTCGATCGAACGCTGGACAGGCAGTTCGTCCCCGAGACCAGCCACCTCGTCACGCTGCAGACCTACCGGACGGACGAGCCCGACAGCGAGCAGCGCATCGTCGACAACCTGACGCTCGCACGCGACTACCTGACGGGGCTGGCCGAGGAGTTCAACCAGGACCAGCGCACGCTGAAGCTCGAACCCTTCGAGTGGCGCCGAGACGGCCCGACGCAGACGCAATGGGTGTTCGGCTTCCGCCTGGGCAACGGGCCGAAGAAGATCGCGATCCTGACGCACCTGGACACGGTGCCACCCGGCAATGCCGACTGGCGGCCCTTCGAGCCGCGCACCGAGAACCGCGACTACCGCGGTGCATCGCAACCCTTCCTCGTCGGCCGCGGCGCGGTGGACGACAAAGGCCCGTCCATCGTCGGCTTCACCGTGCTGCGCGCGCTGGCCAAGCTCTACGACGGCACCGACTCGCTCGACGGGGTGACGGTCGAACTTATCTTCGACACCTCGGAGGAAACCGACTTCTCGACGGCCTACTACTTCGAGCAGTTCGGGGTGCCGGATTTCGGCATCGTCTTCGACGCCGTCTGGACCGTGCGCGCCGAGAAGGGCATCGAGCGCCCGGTTTTCACCGTGCCGCTCGGCACGCCACCCGCCAGCGGGATGTACATCGAGGCCTTCGACAGCGCGCCGGGCGCCACCAACCAGATCCCGGACACGGTGACCGCGCGCATCAACGGCAACGACCCGGCCGCGCTCGACAATCTGGCGGCCGGCATCGCCGCCCTCTATCAGCAGTACGGCTTCGACGATCCCCAATACCGGCGCGCGCCGCTGCAGGTGTCCCGCGACGGGAACGTGGTCGTGCTCAGCGCGGCGGTCATCGGCGCACAGCACGGTTCGGTGCCGGAAGAGAACCGCGCGCAAGGCGCCAATCCGGTGGTCTCGCTGTCGAACTTCCTCGCCCATCTGGCCGACGACGGCACGCTGGCGCCGAACGGCGTGGCGCGCCTGCTGCAGTTCATGGCCTGGGGCTGGGGCACGACGGTCTTCGGCGAGAAGCACCCCGATCTGCTCGAACGCCACGATCAGGTCTTCGAGCAGGGCAACGGCACGACCTACGCGCTGACACGCGTCACGACGGGCCCGCAGGACGTGTCGCTGCGCATCGACATCCGCTACGCGCTCGGCCATCACGCCGTGGCCTGGGACGGCACGACCGAAGGCCAGTTGCCGGGCGCGAGCATCTTTCCCGATGTCTTCGCCCAGCTGGTGAGCCGCTTTCAGCAGGATGACCCGGGCACGGCCGTCACGGTGAGCACCGCGACCGCGGCCTCGCCCGACGTGCGCGACCCCCAGAGCCCGCGCTTCCAACGCATCGGCGACGCCTACCAGCGCGCGACCGGCACGCCGATGCCGCTGGCCGCCATCGGCGGCGGCACCGATGCCAAAGGGCAGCTCAACCTGGTGGCCGGCGGCGCGCTGTTCACGCTCGGCTTCGGCCCCCCGATCAACTTCCACGGCATCGACGAAGGTGCGCCGATCGAGGACCTGAAGCTCAGCGCACGAATCCTCTACCAGATCATGCGCGAAGAGATCGCAGCCAAGACCGGCTCCTGA
- a CDS encoding alpha-amylase family glycosyl hydrolase, with amino-acid sequence MNVRHTASSVRPVVEGMGALPTPEGCAFRVWAPHAEAVFVAGDFNGFAPDAHALQPEADGYWYGFVEEARTGHEYKYMIHHAGQQLFRIDPYARQVTSSVGNGVIYDHAAFDWGDDQPQIRGHNELVIYELHVGSFFVREGEGRPGNFELALAKLDHLVKLGVNVVQVMPVAEFAGDYSWGYNPAHVFAVESAYGGPDAFKTFVKACHQRGLAVVLDVVYNHFGPSDLDLWRFDGWSENDKGGIYFYNDDRSSTPWGDTRPDYGREAVRRFIHDNAISWLRDFHLDGLRYDMTPYMRSVGGNGHDIPDGWSLMRWINTSVREQFPGRILIAEDMQHLPEISQVGEHGAAFHAQWDSAFVHPIREAAIVAADEHRDLHRVRDALQTRYNDDAFQRVIYTESHDEVANGRARVPADINPEDPTGWHAQKRSTAAAALVFTAPGIPMIFQGQEFLQGGWFRDDVPLDWDHREQFRGTLRLYRDLIALRRNLAGKTRGLQGQHIHVYHLNNDANVLAFQRWQDHGPGDDVVVVVNLGHEARSDYRIGMPTGGRWTLLLNSDAPVYGPDFDGHEAQSVVAEDEPYDGFGASAVVNVGAYSVLIYALG; translated from the coding sequence ATGAACGTCCGCCACACCGCTTCGTCCGTCCGCCCCGTCGTCGAGGGCATGGGCGCCTTGCCGACGCCCGAGGGCTGCGCCTTCCGGGTCTGGGCGCCGCATGCCGAGGCGGTGTTCGTCGCCGGCGACTTCAACGGCTTCGCGCCCGACGCGCACGCGCTGCAGCCCGAGGCCGACGGCTACTGGTACGGCTTCGTCGAAGAGGCCCGCACCGGTCACGAGTACAAGTACATGATCCACCACGCGGGCCAGCAGCTCTTTCGCATCGACCCGTACGCGCGCCAGGTCACCTCGTCGGTCGGCAACGGCGTCATCTACGACCACGCCGCCTTCGACTGGGGCGACGACCAGCCGCAGATCCGCGGCCACAACGAGCTGGTGATCTACGAGCTGCACGTCGGCTCGTTCTTCGTGCGCGAGGGCGAGGGCCGGCCGGGCAACTTCGAGCTGGCGCTCGCCAAGCTGGACCACCTCGTCAAGCTGGGCGTCAACGTCGTGCAGGTGATGCCGGTGGCCGAGTTCGCCGGCGACTATTCCTGGGGCTACAACCCGGCGCACGTCTTCGCCGTCGAGTCGGCCTACGGTGGCCCCGACGCCTTCAAGACCTTCGTCAAGGCCTGCCACCAGCGTGGCCTGGCGGTGGTGCTGGACGTGGTCTACAACCACTTCGGCCCGTCGGACCTGGACCTCTGGCGCTTCGACGGCTGGAGCGAGAACGACAAGGGCGGCATCTACTTCTACAACGACGATCGTTCGTCCACGCCCTGGGGCGACACGCGCCCCGACTACGGCCGCGAGGCGGTGCGCCGCTTCATCCACGACAACGCGATCTCGTGGCTGCGCGACTTCCACCTCGACGGCCTGCGCTATGACATGACGCCGTACATGCGCAGCGTCGGCGGCAACGGCCACGACATCCCCGACGGCTGGAGCCTGATGCGCTGGATCAACACCTCGGTGCGCGAGCAGTTCCCGGGCCGCATCCTGATCGCCGAGGACATGCAGCACCTGCCCGAGATCTCACAGGTGGGCGAGCACGGCGCCGCCTTCCACGCGCAATGGGACAGCGCCTTCGTGCACCCGATCCGCGAGGCGGCCATCGTCGCCGCCGACGAACACCGCGACCTGCACCGCGTGCGCGACGCGCTGCAGACGCGCTACAACGACGACGCCTTCCAGCGCGTGATCTACACCGAGTCGCACGACGAGGTGGCCAACGGCCGCGCCCGGGTGCCGGCGGACATCAACCCCGAGGACCCGACCGGCTGGCACGCGCAGAAGCGTTCCACCGCGGCCGCCGCGCTGGTGTTCACGGCGCCGGGCATCCCGATGATCTTCCAGGGCCAGGAGTTCCTGCAGGGCGGCTGGTTCCGCGACGACGTGCCGCTGGACTGGGACCACCGCGAGCAGTTCCGCGGCACCCTGCGCCTGTACCGCGACCTGATCGCGCTGCGGCGCAACCTGGCGGGCAAGACACGCGGCCTGCAAGGCCAGCACATCCACGTCTACCACCTGAACAACGACGCCAACGTGCTGGCCTTCCAGCGCTGGCAGGACCACGGCCCCGGCGACGACGTCGTCGTGGTCGTCAACCTCGGCCACGAGGCGCGCAGCGACTACCGCATCGGCATGCCCACCGGCGGCCGCTGGACGCTGCTGCTGAACTCCGACGCGCCGGTCTACGGCCCGGATTTCGACGGCCACGAGGCGCAGTCGGTGGTCGCGGAGGACGAGCCCTACGACGGCTTCGGCGCCAGCGCGGTGGTGAACGTCGGGGCCTACTCGGTGCTGATCTACGCGCTGGGGTGA